CAGTGCGACTGCGAGAAAGGTCATGTCCTTGCAGTCGCCGTGTCCGTTTCGGAGCACGTCCACGGCGCGGTTCGGACGATACGCGCCGTCTCCCAGTTCGATCGAGACATACCGAATCGACGATTGAACATACTCGGGGATTCTCCTCGCCGCGGCTTCCTTATCGGAGTCGAAATCGAGCATCTGCCCCTCTCGATCAGAGAGACCCTCCGATCCGTCGAATGCCGCCCTTCCCACCTCGGCGTACCACTTTCCGATCGCCCGCCAAGAATCGTTCGGTTTCCATTCGCCCGTCCCGTCGAAGAATTGCACGTGGAGGATCTCCCGCTCATCCTCGCGAGAGACGGCGCGGGGGAGATTCGATGAATCCGCGGGCGCGGGCGTCCCCGTCCATCGGTAAACCGGAGGATCGCCGGCGAGGAGTGCGGGCTCGCTCTCGATCGCAGAACGCAGAAACGGGTCGAGCCGGTGAGCCTCCGCCTCCCAACCGGAGGGAAGACGGAGCTCGTACTCCCAATGGAGCAAGGGGAAAGATCCTTCGATCGGCCACCAGTCATCGCTCGAGAGAAGGAAGTCGTTCACCCATTCCGTCTCGAAGACCACCACCGATCCATCGACGCATCTCGGGATTTCGAGAATGTGGGTTAGGCTTTCCCGGTAGAGCGAGTTCTCCGACAATTGGGTGCGAACTCTGTCCTTGAAGACATCGACCGATCCGTCCGGAGAAGCTCTCCATCCTTCCATCTTGGTCAGCCTATGATGGGGAGACTCGCGGAAGCCGCATCGCCGCGGCTCCCCGTATTCCCCCTTGTTGAGTAGGAGGATGCTCCGATCCCTGACCTTGCGACTTCCGTTGACCTTCACAGAGACCGACCGAGACCGGTAGAGCTCTACGGCAGTCGCATCCGGGGCACCCAGACCATCCGCTGCTTCCACGACCGCGCGAGCCCACTCCGGAAGTCCCGCGCCGAACACCGAACCGTAGAAAGCCAGCGCGGCGCTCACTGCACACAGGCCCGCGAGAAGGACCCGAGACCGAATCACGACCGGCTCCTCGAAACGAGAACGAACGGTTCTCGATACTTCGCATAGATCTCTTGGAAGACCGTACGAAGCGGCTCCGCGGCTTCTTTCCCGAAGAGCGCGTCGGAGAGAACGACGTCGCGCTGGATTCGGAGTCCGTCCTCGGTCTTCTGGCAAACCCAATCGAACCGGACCGAACCTCTTTTCCAATGCGCTCCGGCAGGGATCTCTTCGATTCGAAGATCACCCGGGCAAATGAATCGGACTTCGGAGTGGTGCTCGATCGGGAACCCGACATCGATCGGCAACGCGCGCTTCCTATCCGGAAAGACGAAGTTGTCCGTGCGGACCTTCGAAAGATCGACGAGGAGTCGGTCTCCCGCTTGCTCGACCGCTCCGCTCAAGGCGAGGGAACACGCATAAACAATCTGAGTATTGACCTGTTCGTACTGCTCGTTCGAAGCGGTCCAGGCGAGGTCTGCCGGAAGAACTCGTTCTCGGAGAGCGGCGAATCGGTCCTCTGCGTCGAGCTTCGGCAGGGTGTGGATAAACCCGACATCGCTCTTGCAGTCCAGGGAAGCGCGGAGGGCGCCCTTCAGGCCTTCGCCTGCCTCCAAGAAGAGAATGACTTCGGTGTCGATCCGGTTCGACTTCGAGTCGGGGAGAGGAACATCGGCCCACATCGAAAACGGGTTCTTCTCCTCATAATACGTATTCGCGAGCAAGGCCCGGCACCCCGTCATTTCCCAAGGAAGACAAAGCGCATCTCCGAGCGGGAACCCGGGGGCGACCCATCGCATCTCTCTCCCGCTCTTCGCCACGACACCCGACATCGTGAACTGCCGCCACGACTCCCATTTCTCGAGCAGAATCCCCTCGCTCCGATCCCTCACCCAGAACGTCGTCGCGTCGTGACCGAGCCGTCGGAGCATCGCGACGAGCAAGTTGTCCATGTCGAGGGTGTATCCGGTACCGCGAGCCAAGAGCTCGTCCGCCGTGCGAGCCGGAGGCAGCGGATCGGAAGTCGCCTCGTCCCCGGACTCGAAACCTCTCACACGGAGGCTCGACCGCATTCTCTGCACGCACCATTCGATGTCCGAATCGAGGTTCCGATCACCTGAAGGTTCTTCTCTCATCCACTCGTCCAGGCTCGGGCTCTTCTTCACGTACTCGCGAGTGAACTCGCCCAGGCCGTCGGAGACCTGGTTCCAGTACGAGGCGCCCGCTTTCCGGTAGGGAAAGAAGTACTCGGGAAAGAACGTGGTCATGTAGACCTCGGGAGCCGGAACAAAGGGCTCCTCGGGAAACGGGGGGATGTTCCGCAAATGGATTTGGCATTCCCGAGGATCGTGCGCGGGGGTCTCCGCGCTCTCCATCTCCGCTCTTCCGCGGTTCGTGATCACGTACTTGGCGCCG
This Candidatus Eisenbacteria bacterium DNA region includes the following protein-coding sequences:
- a CDS encoding DUF3857 domain-containing protein; translated protein: MSGSSRRARVFLLGFFVAALAVVLASCTQSKLGTRYDAYRAIDQNEWNESMLESFGARDALVLYEGYIIDDQDLDEETMVIDHYVRIRVLSEQGIEDYGEAEIPYAEDEKIIGVHARTVHRDGTVVEVPSTEIYEKTIASLGKQAMKAKTFAFKAVSPGDILEYYYTREMRAFTPPPLLLQHRHPTVEASVKWFFKKMPPGANVGQEYYFGAKYVITNRGRAEMESAETPAHDPRECQIHLRNIPPFPEEPFVPAPEVYMTTFFPEYFFPYRKAGASYWNQVSDGLGEFTREYVKKSPSLDEWMREEPSGDRNLDSDIEWCVQRMRSSLRVRGFESGDEATSDPLPPARTADELLARGTGYTLDMDNLLVAMLRRLGHDATTFWVRDRSEGILLEKWESWRQFTMSGVVAKSGREMRWVAPGFPLGDALCLPWEMTGCRALLANTYYEEKNPFSMWADVPLPDSKSNRIDTEVILFLEAGEGLKGALRASLDCKSDVGFIHTLPKLDAEDRFAALRERVLPADLAWTASNEQYEQVNTQIVYACSLALSGAVEQAGDRLLVDLSKVRTDNFVFPDRKRALPIDVGFPIEHHSEVRFICPGDLRIEEIPAGAHWKRGSVRFDWVCQKTEDGLRIQRDVVLSDALFGKEAAEPLRTVFQEIYAKYREPFVLVSRSRS